A genomic region of Desulfosarcina ovata subsp. ovata contains the following coding sequences:
- a CDS encoding AAA family ATPase: MNPSSYFAFDDFARALENLENAFRNENDRYLMLTGETGVGKTWLCRQLNTVLDRCRHRVFYFSHARHLSATALIRVLATWMRLPTRRSHSETLQGLISALGEHPHQLLLWFDEAHELADETLLEAKALAESDLDGSCPVRILLIGMPLLRDRVQAIAPLWRRIVVREELTGLTFDELPPFIEHHFGAENLQRICQQGLHILFERARGIPGLVVPRFKKILAENKSGGPIDPLFLDDMLQRWELT; this comes from the coding sequence ATGAACCCATCGTCCTACTTTGCCTTTGACGATTTTGCACGGGCGCTTGAAAACCTTGAAAACGCCTTTCGAAACGAAAACGACCGTTATCTGATGTTAACCGGCGAGACCGGTGTCGGTAAAACATGGCTGTGCCGGCAGTTGAACACCGTCCTAGACCGCTGCCGGCATCGCGTGTTCTATTTTTCTCACGCACGTCACCTGAGTGCAACCGCCCTGATCCGCGTGCTGGCAACCTGGATGAGACTGCCCACCCGACGCTCTCACAGCGAAACGCTCCAAGGCCTGATATCCGCCCTTGGCGAACACCCCCACCAGTTGCTGTTATGGTTCGACGAAGCACACGAACTGGCCGATGAAACCCTGCTGGAGGCAAAGGCGCTGGCCGAAAGCGACCTTGACGGCAGTTGCCCGGTACGCATCCTTTTAATCGGCATGCCTTTGCTGCGGGACAGAGTTCAGGCCATTGCCCCTTTGTGGCGGCGTATCGTGGTGCGCGAAGAGTTGACCGGTCTGACATTCGATGAACTGCCCCCTTTTATCGAACATCACTTCGGTGCCGAAAATCTGCAGCGCATCTGTCAGCAGGGGCTGCATATCCTGTTTGAACGCGCCAGAGGTATCCCGGGCCTGGTTGTCCCCAGGTTCAAAAAAATCCTGGCCGAAAACAAATCCGGCGGCCCCATCGATCCTTTGTTTCTCGACGACATGCTCCAACGCTGGGAACTGACATGA
- a CDS encoding tyrosine-type recombinase/integrase, producing the protein MEWCSKRNYEAQANQCARASILRQLAVYMENIGIGAYVLPKGYYPAGQQYVSHIYTENELKRFFHQTDQCCYVGECPYRHLIMPVFFRLVYACGLRSSEARLLKVENVDTDAGILSIHHSKKDNSRLVAMSDELTGRCRNYSENVHNLSKGSDWFFPGLKGKPMTVGNVYHNFRRFLWRAGISHGGRGKGPRVHDFRHTYACQCLKKWVMEGKDIAAYLPVLKTYMGHDSFEETTYYLRLTADIFPDISIKLEGCYPDIIPRLEGNGYETY; encoded by the coding sequence TTGGAGTGGTGCTCAAAAAGGAACTATGAGGCACAGGCCAATCAGTGTGCAAGAGCCTCTATCTTGCGGCAGCTTGCCGTGTATATGGAAAATATTGGAATTGGCGCATACGTCCTCCCAAAAGGATATTACCCGGCGGGACAGCAGTATGTTTCTCACATCTATACGGAAAATGAACTGAAACGATTCTTCCATCAGACGGATCAATGCTGCTACGTCGGTGAATGTCCATATCGCCATCTCATCATGCCGGTATTTTTCCGGCTAGTTTACGCCTGCGGCCTTCGGTCTTCCGAAGCAAGACTTCTGAAGGTCGAAAATGTGGATACGGATGCAGGCATACTGAGCATTCATCATTCAAAAAAAGACAATAGCCGTTTGGTTGCCATGTCAGACGAGCTTACCGGTCGATGCCGGAACTACTCTGAAAATGTGCATAACCTTTCAAAGGGGTCTGATTGGTTTTTCCCAGGACTTAAAGGAAAGCCAATGACTGTAGGAAATGTTTACCACAATTTCAGGCGATTCCTGTGGAGAGCCGGCATCTCTCATGGCGGAAGAGGAAAAGGTCCGAGAGTACACGATTTTCGTCATACATATGCCTGCCAGTGTCTGAAAAAATGGGTGATGGAAGGGAAAGACATTGCCGCATATCTTCCTGTACTGAAAACATATATGGGACACGATTCCTTTGAGGAAACAACCTATTACCTCAGACTTACAGCTGATATCTTTCCAGATATATCCATCAAACTCGAAGGGTGTTATCCTGATATCATTCCTCGACTGGAGGGTAATGGCTATGAAACCTACTGA